From Glycine soja cultivar W05 chromosome 4, ASM419377v2, whole genome shotgun sequence, the proteins below share one genomic window:
- the LOC114408982 gene encoding acyl-protein thioesterase 2-like gives MSYSGSSMSSGSGSSRRTFEFGRTHVVRPKGKHQATIVWLHGLGDNGSSWSQLLETLPLPNIKWICPTAPTRPVALFGGFPCTAWFDAGEISEEAPSDLEGLDASAAHVANLLSTEPPNIKLGIGGFSMGAATALYSATCHVLGHYGNGNIYPINLSAIVSLSGWLPCSRTLKNQIERSRDGIRRAASLPLFLCHGRGDDVVAYEHGERSAVTLSSSGFQNLIFRSYNGLGHYTVPEETDEVCRWLTANLGLEGFRLN, from the exons ATGAGCTACAGTGGCTCCTCAATGAGTTCTG GTAGTGGATCTTCTAGAAGGACATTTGAGTTTGGAAGGACCCATGTGGTCAGACCTAAAGGGAAACACCAGGCAACTATAGTTTGGCTACATGGCCTTGGTGATAATGGCTCAAG CTGGTCCCAACTCTTGGAAACTCTTCCTCTTCCAAAT ATTAAATGGATTTGCCCAACTGCTCCTACACGGCCTGTAGCCTTATTTGGTGGATTTCCTTGCACTGCTT GGTTTGATGCTGGGGAGATTTCAGAAGAAGCTCCTAGTGATTTGGAGGGGTTAGATGCTTCTGCAGCACACGTTGCCAATCTTTTGTCAACAGAGCCTCCAAATA TCAAACTTGGTATTGGGGGCTTCAGTATGGGTGCTGCAACTGCACTATACTCAGCTACATGCCATGTTTTGGGGCACTATGGTAATGGAAACATTTACCCTATCAACTTAAGTGCTATTGTTTCTTTAAGTGGCTGGCTTCCTTGTTCAAG GACCTTGAAAAACCAAATTGAACGATCACGTGATGGCATAAGGCGTGCAGCATCGTTGCCCTTATTTCTCTGCCATGGAAGAG GTGATGATGTGGTTGCATATGAACATGGGGAGAGGTCTGCAGTGACCTTAAGTTCATCAGGATTCCAGAATCTTATATTTAGGAGCTACAATGG GTTGGGTCACTATACAGTCCCTGAAGAGACTGATGAAGTTTGCAGGTGGCTAACTGCAAATTTGGGACTGGAGGGGTTTCGGTTGAACTAG
- the LOC114408330 gene encoding U-box domain-containing protein 12-like has protein sequence MSVSSVSRVVDTITECLSLVQSDSIEVQEKALQTLASITKVSPQNRTMLAQTDNAIPTLASLTNSSSPVIQTLSLLTLFNLSLNPDLKQSLADMETIHYLNSLITSTSSLDSSKLASSLICSLAMHDKNKAKFGVAGTVQLLVKAIEGSHDAHHLLSSLAELVHFHGNCTLAVRAGAVPVLLRVAKGTDNEDLAGTSLAVLSLLARFDEGLNGLKRTDEIVKAMLSVMKGRSLLSKEGAADILIRLFDDSEDCAMEALMLSEFSSVLADLCVRGSVRVRDKADFLMKKMAKLSLDSDMEACSLHG, from the coding sequence ATGTCAGTATCATCAGTATCCCGTGTTGTTGACACTATTACTGAATGTCTATCCCTGGTTCAATCAGACTCAATTGAAGTTCAGGAGAAAGCTCTTCAAACGTTGGCTTCCATCACCAAGGTTAGTCCCCAAAACAGAACCATGCTAGCTCAAACAGATAATGCCATCCCAACATTAGCCTCGCTAACAAACTCTTCCTCCCCTGTCATCCAGACACTTTCCTTGTTAACCCTCTTCAACCTATCCCTCAATCCTGATTTGAAGCAATCTCTTGCTGACATGGAAACCATTCACTACCTCAATTCCCTCATCACCTCAACAAGTTCCCTTGATTCCTCCAAATTGGCCTCCTCGCTGATTTGCAGCTTGGCCATGCATGACAAAAACAAGGCCAAATTTGGGGTGGCAGGCACAGTTCAGTTGCTAGTGAAAGCCATTGAAGGTTCTCATGATGCACACCACCTTTTGAGTTCTTTGGCTGAGCTTGTTCATTTTCATGGAAATTGCACTTTGGCCGTGAGAGCTGGGGCAGTGCCAGTGCTACTTCGAGTTGCGAAGGGCACTGATAATGAGGACTTGGCTGGAACTTCTCTTGCTGTTCTTAGTCTCCTTGCGAGGTTTGATGAAGGGTTGAATGGTTTAAAGAGAACGGATGAGATTGTTAAGGCAATGCTGAGTGTGATGAAAGGGAGGTCCTTGTTGAGTAAGGAGGGTGCAGCTGATATCCTTATTCGCCTTTTTGATGACAGTGAAGATTGTGCCATGGAGGCTTTGATGTTGTCCGAATTTTCATCCGTGTTGGCTGATCTTTGTGTCAGGGGTTCCGTGAGAGTTCGAGACAAGGCGGATTTCTTGATGAAGAAGATGGCAAAGCTGAGCTTGGACTCTGATATGGAAGCTTGCTCCCTGCATGGTTAA